A window of Amblyraja radiata isolate CabotCenter1 chromosome 25, sAmbRad1.1.pri, whole genome shotgun sequence contains these coding sequences:
- the snrpd3 gene encoding small nuclear ribonucleoprotein Sm D3, which yields MSIGVPIKVLHEAEGHVVTCETNTGEVYRGKLIEAEDNMNCQMSNITVTYRDGRVAQLEQVYIRGSKIRFLILPDMLKNAPMLKSMKNKNQGTGAGRGKAAILKAQVAARGRGRGMGRGNIFQKRR from the exons ATGTCGATTGGCGTCCCCATCAAAGTGCTGCACGAAGCCGAGGGCCATGTGGTGACCTGCGAGACCAACACCGGGGAGGTGTACCGGGGCAAGCTGATCGAGGCTGAGGACAACATGAACTGCCAG ATGTCCAACATCACTGTCACTTACAGGGATGGGCGTGTGGCACAGCTGGAGCAGGTGTACATCCGTGGCAGTAAGATCCGCTTCCTCATCCTTCCGGATATGCTGAAGAATGCTCCGATGTTAAAGAGCATGAAGAACAAAAACCAGGGCACTGGGGCTGGCCGAGGAAAGGCCGCCATTCTCAAAGCTCAAG TGGCTGCGCGAGGGAGAGGCCGTGGTATGGGACGAGGGAACATCTTCCAGAAGAGGAGGTGA
- the gucd1 gene encoding protein GUCD1, giving the protein MALGFVQHFDGDANRHVCGSSSSLTMRRGGSLPPDVTLPRSLTHSRPPRALPREGGRAAAAAAGGTGTGTGPRCTTCRREARVAELLQPRPGCERPPGGGGAEAAAVTMKPSEPDILTSDLVQLNVPVIQQSFHWDCGLACSRMVLQYLHPVGEEEFQTACWRLQFSESVWTIDLAYLMQQFGVMHRFCTQTLGVDKGYRYQSFYRKHFDTEEDRVNQLFACAEASCVNVEKRSVTIQEIQEHLAQGHVVVVLVNAILLVCDLCSAPLKFCCLLPIGQKCFCRKPDYQGHFIVVCGYNRNSGCIFYNNPAYADRVCCTSVSNFNEARHSYGTDEDVLFVYKDS; this is encoded by the exons ATGGCCCTCGGCTTCGTGCAGCACTTTGATGGGGACGCCAATCGACATGTTTGCGGCAGCAGCAGCTCACTCACAATGCGCCGCGGCGGAAGTCTGCCGCCGGACGTGACGTTGCCGCGGTCCCTGACACATTCCCGTCCCCCTCGGGCATTGCCGCGGGAGGGAGggcgggcggcggcggcggcggcggggggGACAGGTACAGGGACGGGTCCGCGCTGCACAACCTGCCGGCGGGAGGCCCGGGTCGCCGAGCTCCTCCAGCCCCGGCCTGGATGTGAGCGACCTCCAGGGGGCGGCGGGGCTGAAGCTGCAGCCGTCACAATGAAGCCCAGTGAGCCCGACATCTTGACCA GTGACCTGGTGCAGCTGAATGTTCCGGTGATCCAGCAATCATTTCACTGGGACTGTGGGCTTGCCTGCTCCAGGATGGTGTTACA GTACCTCCACCCTGTGGGTGAAGAGGAGTTCCAGACTGCCTGCTGGAGACTGCAGTTCAGTGAAAGCGTCTGGACAATTGACTTGGCTTACCTGATGCAGCAGTTCGGTGTCATGCACAGGTTCTGCACACAGACCCTAGGGGTGGACAAGGGCTATCGATACCAG TCGTTCTATCGGAAGCATTTCGACACGGAAGAGGACCGGGTGAATCAGCTGTTTGCTTGCGCAGAAGCCAGTTGTGTTAATGTGGAGAAGAG GTCAGTCACCATTCAGGAGATCCAGGAGCACCTGGCCCAGGGTCACGTGGTGGTGGTCCTGGTCAACGCCATCCTACTGGTCTGTGATCTCTGCTCCGCTCCGCTCAAGTTCTGCTGCCTCCTTCCCATTGGACAGAAATGCTTTTGCAGGAAGCCGGACTATCAGGGACATTTTATTGTGGTGTGTGGCTACAACAGGAACTCAGGCTGCATCTTCTACAACAACCCAGCCTATGCTGACA GAGTCTGCTGTACATCCGTGAGTAACTTCAACGAGGCCCGCCACAGCTACGGGACGGACGAGGATGTTCTGTTTGTTTACAAGGACAGCTGA